One Prolixibacteraceae bacterium DNA segment encodes these proteins:
- the metG gene encoding methionine--tRNA ligase has translation MKDFKRTLITSALPYANGPVHIGHLAGVYVPADIYARYLRMQGQDVLFIGGSDEHGVPITLKAKNEGVTPQDIVDKYHNIIKKAFSDFGISFDVYSRTTSKTHKETASEFFKKLYEDGKFVEKTTEQYYDKEANQFLADRYIIGTCPKCSNEKAYGDQCESCGSSLNATDLINPKSVLSGGDLELKETTHWYLPLDQYEPWLKEWILEEHKEWKPNVYGQCKSWLDGGLHPRAVTRDLDWGVPVPVEGADGKVLYVWFDAPIGYISATKECTPDWEKYWKDEDTKMVHFIGKDNIVFHCIIFPSMLKAEGSYILPENVPSNEFLNLEGDKISTSRNWAVWLHEYLEDFPGKEDVLKYVLTANAPETKDNDFTWKDFQARNNNELVAVFGNFVNRAMVLTQKYYNGVVPALGERTDFDNEVIGLMKGFRAKIDKSIENYRFREALKEAMELARLGNKYLADSEPWKVVKTDEKRVETIMNICIQITANLTIAFEPFMPKTTEKLRGFLNISPLQWNQLGDMELISAGHVVNKPELLFEKIEDVAIQKQVDKLLETKKANEIAQAEISPVKENIQFDDFTKMDIRIGTIVEATKVAKTKKLLKLTVDTGIDTRTVVSGIAEYYKPEDVVGKQVSILVNLAPKTLKGIESQGMILMAENADGTLSFVSPDATLKNGSEIR, from the coding sequence ATGAAAGATTTTAAGAGAACACTGATTACATCTGCCTTGCCGTATGCAAATGGCCCTGTACATATTGGTCACCTTGCGGGAGTTTATGTTCCTGCAGATATTTATGCACGCTATCTACGAATGCAGGGACAAGATGTACTTTTTATTGGAGGATCGGATGAGCATGGTGTTCCAATTACCTTAAAAGCAAAAAATGAAGGAGTAACTCCTCAAGATATTGTGGATAAATACCACAACATCATTAAAAAAGCTTTTAGTGATTTCGGGATTTCTTTCGATGTTTACTCTCGTACGACGAGTAAAACCCATAAAGAGACTGCTTCAGAGTTCTTTAAAAAGCTTTATGAAGATGGAAAGTTTGTAGAAAAGACTACAGAACAGTACTATGATAAAGAGGCAAACCAATTCTTGGCTGACCGTTATATCATTGGTACATGTCCTAAATGTAGTAATGAGAAAGCTTATGGAGATCAGTGTGAAAGTTGTGGCTCTTCATTAAATGCAACAGATCTTATCAATCCGAAGTCGGTACTTAGTGGAGGGGATCTTGAATTGAAAGAGACTACTCATTGGTATCTTCCATTAGACCAGTATGAGCCTTGGTTGAAGGAGTGGATTCTTGAAGAGCACAAGGAATGGAAACCAAATGTTTACGGACAATGTAAATCATGGTTAGATGGAGGCCTTCATCCTCGTGCTGTAACTCGTGATCTTGATTGGGGAGTTCCTGTACCTGTGGAAGGTGCTGATGGAAAAGTTCTTTATGTATGGTTTGATGCACCGATTGGATATATCTCTGCTACCAAAGAGTGTACTCCTGATTGGGAGAAATACTGGAAAGACGAGGATACTAAAATGGTTCATTTCATTGGAAAGGATAATATTGTTTTCCACTGTATCATCTTCCCTTCTATGTTAAAAGCAGAAGGTTCTTATATTTTGCCAGAGAATGTTCCATCTAATGAGTTCTTGAATTTGGAAGGAGATAAGATATCTACTTCACGTAATTGGGCTGTTTGGTTGCATGAATATCTTGAAGATTTTCCTGGAAAAGAGGATGTCCTTAAATATGTTTTAACTGCCAATGCCCCTGAGACTAAAGACAACGACTTTACATGGAAAGATTTCCAAGCTCGCAACAACAACGAGTTGGTTGCAGTATTTGGTAATTTCGTGAACAGAGCGATGGTTTTAACTCAAAAGTATTATAATGGAGTGGTTCCTGCATTAGGTGAAAGAACAGATTTCGACAACGAGGTTATTGGTTTGATGAAAGGTTTCCGTGCGAAGATAGACAAGTCTATCGAAAACTATCGATTTAGAGAAGCACTTAAGGAGGCGATGGAATTGGCTCGTCTTGGAAATAAATATCTGGCTGATAGCGAACCTTGGAAAGTTGTTAAAACGGATGAGAAGCGAGTGGAGACAATTATGAATATTTGTATTCAGATCACTGCAAACCTAACGATTGCTTTTGAACCATTCATGCCAAAGACGACAGAAAAGCTTAGAGGTTTCTTAAATATATCTCCACTACAATGGAACCAATTAGGGGATATGGAATTAATTTCTGCTGGACATGTCGTGAACAAACCAGAGCTTCTATTTGAGAAAATTGAAGATGTGGCTATTCAAAAACAAGTGGACAAACTTCTTGAGACAAAGAAAGCAAATGAAATTGCTCAAGCTGAAATTTCTCCAGTAAAAGAGAATATTCAATTTGATGATTTCACAAAGATGGACATTCGTATAGGAACCATTGTAGAAGCTACGAAAGTCGCTAAAACGAAGAAGTTATTAAAACTAACAGTAGATACAGGTATTGACACTAGAACAGTAGTATCTGGTATTGCTGAATATTATAAGCCAGAAGATGTGGTTGGTAAGCAAGTATCTATTTTGGTTAACTTAGCGCCAAAAACATTAAAAGGAATTGAGTCACAAGGAATGATCCTCATGGCAGAAAATGCGGATGGTACACTATCTTTTGTGTCTCCTGATGCCACTTTAAAGAATGGAAGTGAGATTCGATAA
- the galE gene encoding UDP-glucose 4-epimerase GalE yields the protein MKKQVLVTGGVGYIGSHTVVELQNEGFEVFIVDNLSNSNIEVLDRIEKITGIRPHFEEFDLCDRTKVQAYFQKHENLEAIIHFAASKAVGESVEKPLLYYRNNLVSLMNLLEAMDQYNVPSIVFSSSCTVYGQPEVLPVTEEAPIQEATSPYGNTKQICEEILHDSISAYNGSVRGIALRYFNPIGAHATAEIGELPVGVPQNLVPYITQTAAGLRDELSIFGEDYDTADGTAVRDYIHVVDLAKAHVVAIRRLVEENNKKPLEFFNIGTGTGLTVLQLVQAFEKVTGKPLNYKIVGRRAGDIEKVWAETTFANEELGWKAESSVEETLASAWIWEKKIRNLD from the coding sequence ATGAAAAAGCAAGTATTGGTCACCGGAGGTGTGGGATATATCGGATCTCATACAGTTGTTGAACTTCAAAATGAAGGATTCGAGGTGTTTATCGTAGACAATCTTTCTAATTCAAACATTGAAGTTCTTGATAGGATTGAAAAAATTACAGGGATTCGTCCACATTTCGAGGAGTTTGATTTGTGTGATAGAACAAAAGTTCAAGCGTACTTCCAAAAACATGAAAATCTAGAAGCAATCATTCATTTTGCTGCAAGTAAAGCGGTAGGTGAATCGGTTGAAAAGCCATTGTTGTATTATAGAAACAACTTGGTGTCTCTAATGAACCTTCTAGAGGCAATGGATCAGTATAATGTACCAAGTATTGTTTTCTCATCTTCTTGTACTGTGTATGGTCAGCCTGAAGTATTGCCAGTAACTGAAGAGGCTCCTATTCAAGAGGCTACTTCTCCTTATGGTAATACAAAACAGATTTGTGAAGAGATTCTTCATGATTCTATTTCTGCTTATAATGGCTCTGTAAGAGGTATTGCATTGCGTTATTTTAACCCTATTGGAGCACATGCTACAGCTGAAATAGGTGAGCTTCCTGTTGGAGTTCCTCAAAACTTGGTACCTTATATCACTCAGACTGCTGCAGGTCTTCGTGATGAGCTAAGTATTTTTGGTGAGGATTATGACACAGCGGACGGAACTGCTGTTAGAGATTATATTCACGTGGTAGATTTAGCAAAGGCTCACGTTGTTGCAATTCGCCGTTTGGTTGAAGAGAATAATAAGAAACCATTAGAGTTCTTCAATATTGGAACGGGAACAGGTCTTACCGTTCTTCAATTGGTTCAAGCTTTTGAGAAAGTGACAGGAAAACCATTGAACTATAAGATCGTTGGTCGTCGTGCTGGAGATATCGAAAAAGTATGGGCTGAGACTACTTTTGCGAATGAAGAGCTAGGTTGGAAAGCTGAAAGCTCTGTAGAGGAGACTTTGGCATCTGCTTGGATTTGGGAAAAGAAAATTCGTAACCTAGACTAA
- a CDS encoding response regulator, translating to MRDDKMDELTSLNVLIVDDEPVNAILMKRFLKELGVVPDIATNAHDAMEFVKKRGEYLVLMDYMLPGTSGIELAHELLAISPNLKIAVHSAMENNLITESIDKGLFIGYVTKPFKRDKFHKEITRLFNRIKSLMR from the coding sequence ATGCGGGATGATAAGATGGATGAATTGACAAGCTTAAATGTATTAATTGTAGATGATGAGCCAGTTAATGCAATTTTAATGAAAAGATTTCTAAAAGAGCTTGGGGTCGTTCCAGATATTGCAACCAATGCACATGATGCAATGGAATTTGTTAAGAAACGAGGAGAATATTTAGTGTTAATGGATTATATGTTACCTGGGACTTCTGGTATAGAGTTAGCTCATGAGTTGTTGGCTATTTCTCCTAATCTAAAGATAGCGGTACATAGTGCAATGGAGAATAACCTTATTACTGAAAGTATTGATAAAGGGTTATTTATCGGTTATGTGACTAAACCATTCAAAAGAGATAAGTTCCATAAAGAGATAACTCGATTATTTAATCGAATTAAAAGTCTAATGCGTTAA
- a CDS encoding C1 family peptidase, with translation MKQLRLDSILLLFATLLTFSSSLYAKDKNNEYKNIYYIKNTSVKNQQKTGTCWCFSTVSFLESEIIKSQNKELDLSEMFLVKEAYHQKIENYVLRQGKANFGQGGQAHDVIDAIQEKGLTPQSAFKGNTYGKVHNHTKLVEDLTAELNKDNSKKVLEDNWLMRADNILDQYFGKEPTYFDYEGKHYTAKSFLASLNILLNDYIELTSYTHHPFNEKFILEIPDNWKNGEYYNVPIDRFMNIIDVALEKGYSVVWDGDVSEKTFQHSKGVAFIPKGTDVSQKARQTTFYNKKTTDDHLMHLVGKAEKDGVFYYIIKNSWDTNSNSFGGYLYMSEDFVRLKTVAIMINKNALSLNEHRLLDIK, from the coding sequence ATGAAACAATTAAGACTAGATTCTATCTTACTTCTATTTGCTACTCTTTTAACTTTCTCTAGCAGCCTTTATGCTAAGGATAAAAACAATGAGTATAAAAACATCTATTATATAAAGAATACTTCTGTAAAAAACCAACAAAAAACAGGGACTTGTTGGTGCTTCTCTACTGTATCATTTCTTGAATCTGAAATTATAAAATCACAAAATAAGGAGTTAGACCTATCTGAGATGTTTTTGGTAAAAGAGGCATACCACCAAAAAATTGAGAATTATGTACTTCGACAAGGGAAGGCAAATTTTGGTCAAGGAGGGCAGGCTCACGATGTAATCGATGCAATACAAGAAAAAGGATTAACTCCACAGAGTGCCTTTAAAGGAAACACCTATGGTAAGGTGCATAACCATACTAAGTTAGTAGAAGATCTTACAGCTGAACTAAATAAAGATAATAGTAAGAAAGTTCTTGAAGACAATTGGTTGATGAGAGCAGACAATATATTGGACCAATATTTCGGGAAGGAACCAACCTATTTTGATTACGAAGGCAAGCACTATACAGCAAAATCCTTTCTTGCATCATTAAATATTCTATTGAATGATTATATCGAACTTACAAGTTATACTCATCATCCTTTCAATGAAAAATTTATCCTAGAGATCCCTGACAACTGGAAGAATGGAGAATATTACAACGTTCCTATTGATCGTTTTATGAATATTATAGACGTTGCTCTAGAAAAAGGATATTCCGTTGTTTGGGATGGGGATGTTTCGGAAAAAACGTTCCAACATAGCAAAGGGGTCGCTTTCATTCCAAAAGGCACTGATGTATCTCAGAAGGCAAGACAGACTACTTTCTATAATAAGAAAACTACTGATGATCACCTAATGCACCTTGTTGGAAAGGCAGAGAAGGACGGAGTATTCTACTATATTATCAAAAACTCATGGGATACAAACTCAAATAGTTTTGGTGGTTATTTGTATATGTCTGAAGATTTTGTTCGCCTCAAAACTGTAGCAATCATGATTAACAAGAATGCTCTCTCTTTAAATGAGCATAGATTATTAGATATTAAATAA
- a CDS encoding phosphoglycerate kinase, with protein sequence MDKKMQNIETYDFSGKKALIRVDFNVPLDENFNITDDTRMRAALPTIQKVLEKGGAAIIMSHLGRPKGVEEKFSLKPLVNHLSELLGGTKVVIAPDCIGDEVQAMADALKPGEVLLLENLRFHSEEKKGDVEFAKKISQLGDCWVNDAFGTAHRAHASTAILADFFPEDKMFGTLVQNEVESLDKVVATPARPFTAIMGGAKVSSKITIIENMLDNVDNLIIGGGMIFTFVKALGGNVGSSLCEDDYLEMARNIIVKAKEKNVNLVIASDCVAADSFSNDANTEVVSAGEIKEGWMGLDVGPDTIAQFKEVIGNSKTVLWNGPAGVFEMDNFAAGTKAIGEAVVEATKNGAFSLVGGGDSVAAVNKFDIAKDVSYISTAGGALLEYLEGKELPGIAAVRK encoded by the coding sequence ATTGACAAGAAAATGCAAAACATAGAGACTTACGATTTTTCAGGAAAGAAGGCGTTGATTCGTGTTGACTTCAATGTGCCATTAGATGAGAATTTTAACATTACAGATGACACACGTATGCGTGCTGCTCTCCCTACAATACAGAAGGTGTTGGAAAAAGGCGGTGCTGCAATTATTATGTCACACTTAGGTCGACCAAAAGGTGTGGAGGAGAAATTTTCTCTAAAACCTCTTGTTAATCACCTTTCAGAGTTGTTGGGTGGAACAAAAGTAGTTATTGCACCAGACTGTATTGGCGATGAAGTACAAGCTATGGCTGATGCTCTTAAGCCAGGTGAGGTGTTGTTACTAGAAAACCTTCGCTTTCATAGTGAAGAGAAGAAAGGTGATGTAGAATTTGCAAAGAAGATTTCACAACTAGGAGACTGTTGGGTTAATGATGCATTTGGTACTGCTCACCGTGCGCATGCTTCTACTGCAATTCTTGCTGATTTCTTCCCAGAAGATAAGATGTTTGGTACTTTAGTACAAAATGAAGTGGAAAGCTTAGATAAAGTTGTTGCTACTCCTGCTCGTCCTTTTACTGCAATTATGGGTGGTGCGAAGGTATCTTCTAAGATCACAATTATTGAGAATATGTTGGACAACGTGGACAACTTGATCATTGGCGGTGGTATGATCTTTACTTTTGTGAAAGCTTTAGGTGGTAATGTAGGATCTTCACTTTGTGAAGATGATTACCTAGAAATGGCTCGTAACATTATTGTTAAAGCAAAAGAGAAGAATGTAAATCTAGTTATTGCTTCTGATTGTGTTGCAGCAGATAGTTTTTCTAATGATGCAAACACTGAAGTAGTTTCTGCTGGTGAGATTAAAGAAGGTTGGATGGGACTTGATGTAGGTCCTGATACAATTGCTCAATTTAAAGAGGTTATTGGTAATTCAAAAACTGTTCTTTGGAATGGTCCTGCGGGAGTATTCGAAATGGACAACTTTGCTGCAGGAACTAAAGCGATTGGTGAAGCTGTTGTTGAGGCAACTAAGAATGGTGCTTTTTCTCTTGTTGGAGGTGGTGATTCTGTTGCTGCTGTAAACAAGTTTGACATAGCAAAAGATGTTTCTTATATCTCAACTGCTGGTGGAGCACTACTAGAGTATCTTGAAGGAAAAGAACTTCCTGGTATTGCTGCTGTACGTAAGTAA
- a CDS encoding YraN family protein: protein MSIENGKGKEGENAAAKYLQSKNYIILKRNWRGQHKEIDIICLDQDTLVFVEVKNRKVWGNIDIREIIPHHKIRNIIMGAEYYILENNPQKNIRFDLIFINTDLKPIKPYHIKDAFNALDF from the coding sequence ATGAGTATCGAAAATGGTAAGGGGAAAGAAGGAGAAAATGCTGCAGCAAAATATCTACAATCGAAGAATTATATTATTCTAAAACGAAACTGGAGAGGACAACACAAAGAGATTGATATAATATGTCTTGATCAAGACACTCTAGTGTTTGTAGAAGTGAAAAATAGGAAGGTATGGGGCAATATCGACATAAGAGAAATAATTCCACATCATAAAATACGAAATATCATTATGGGGGCAGAATACTATATCCTCGAAAATAATCCACAAAAGAATATCCGCTTCGATCTAATATTTATCAATACAGATTTAAAACCTATAAAGCCATACCATATCAAAGATGCTTTTAACGCATTAGACTTTTAA
- a CDS encoding RNA-binding S4 domain-containing protein produces the protein MEFKVTEDFIPLIKLLKTLRIAESGGQAKMMVDDGIVLRNGEQEFRYRAKLVPGDVIEIPELIDQKIVII, from the coding sequence ATGGAATTTAAAGTAACAGAAGACTTTATACCCCTAATTAAACTATTAAAGACTTTGCGTATTGCAGAAAGTGGTGGACAAGCCAAGATGATGGTCGATGATGGAATAGTCCTAAGAAATGGTGAACAAGAGTTTCGATATAGGGCAAAGCTTGTCCCAGGGGATGTTATTGAAATTCCAGAACTAATCGATCAAAAGATTGTAATTATTTAA
- a CDS encoding LD-carboxypeptidase, whose protein sequence is MNDFQSHAKNLEKTMYNPLPLDKNDLILVISPAGSVTACQLNFGISLLEEEGFQVELGKHVYDKNGLFAGTDEDRAKDLQWALDHPKAKVIWMSRGGYGAIRTIQQTNWDRFQSNPKWIIGFSDVTLFLQKCNNLDIASIHAPMIALFNDNEKMARKTIQLLQGVKQTISWKSDRNNQDIEIHGTVVGGNLSILYSLRSTPYDIDYTDKILFIEDIDEYHYHIDRMLESFSVSGIFDQIRALVIGSFTYIKEGTSPMPYDIEQTFLEIANKHNIPLFLGAPIGHISNNNPIILGSHISIKRENNQHTISYY, encoded by the coding sequence TTGAATGATTTTCAATCTCATGCTAAAAACCTAGAAAAAACGATGTATAACCCTCTTCCACTCGATAAAAATGACCTTATTCTTGTAATCTCTCCAGCAGGATCAGTTACTGCTTGTCAATTAAATTTCGGTATTTCACTCTTAGAAGAGGAGGGATTTCAAGTAGAATTAGGTAAACATGTATATGATAAAAATGGTCTTTTTGCTGGAACAGACGAAGACAGAGCAAAGGATCTACAGTGGGCATTAGACCACCCTAAAGCAAAAGTAATATGGATGTCTCGTGGTGGATATGGTGCGATAAGAACCATTCAACAAACCAATTGGGATCGATTTCAATCGAACCCTAAATGGATCATAGGCTTTAGTGATGTGACATTATTTCTTCAAAAATGTAATAATCTTGATATTGCATCTATCCATGCACCAATGATCGCTCTTTTTAATGATAACGAAAAGATGGCTAGAAAAACAATCCAACTTCTTCAAGGAGTGAAGCAGACGATATCATGGAAGAGTGATCGCAACAATCAAGATATAGAGATTCATGGGACTGTCGTTGGTGGAAACCTTTCCATCTTATATTCTCTTAGATCGACCCCTTATGATATCGATTATACAGATAAAATTCTCTTCATCGAAGATATTGATGAATATCATTACCATATTGACCGAATGCTTGAATCGTTTTCTGTATCAGGGATATTTGATCAGATAAGAGCACTAGTTATTGGATCTTTCACATATATCAAAGAAGGTACAAGTCCAATGCCTTATGATATAGAACAAACATTCTTAGAGATAGCTAACAAACACAATATTCCTTTATTTCTAGGTGCTCCTATTGGGCATATCAGTAACAATAACCCGATTATTTTAGGTAGTCATATTAGTATTAAAAGAGAAAATAATCAACATACGATCTCCTATTATTAA
- a CDS encoding MmcQ/YjbR family DNA-binding protein, with product MDIEKIREICVSKPFATECFPFDETTLVFKVHEKVFALLLLKHPHRLNLKCDPDEAIQLRETYNFVLPGYHMNKKHWNTITDIENVPDSFIIDNIHNSYQLVWNKLPLRLRSK from the coding sequence ATGGATATAGAAAAGATACGAGAGATATGCGTATCGAAACCATTTGCTACAGAATGCTTTCCTTTCGATGAAACAACCTTGGTGTTCAAGGTACATGAGAAAGTATTCGCCCTTCTACTACTCAAACATCCACATCGGTTAAACCTAAAGTGTGATCCTGATGAAGCAATACAATTGAGAGAAACATACAATTTTGTATTGCCTGGATATCATATGAATAAGAAACATTGGAACACAATTACTGATATAGAAAATGTTCCAGACTCTTTTATTATTGATAATATTCATAATTCATACCAACTTGTTTGGAACAAACTTCCATTAAGACTAAGGTCAAAATAA
- a CDS encoding deoxynucleoside kinase: protein MHIAIAGNIGSGKTTLTGLLAKHYNWEAHFEDADDNPYLSDFYDDMHRWSFNLQVYFLNSRFNQVLDIRETGKTVIQDRTIYEDAEIFAPNLHQMGLMPTRDFSNYSSLFKLMSRMVQPPDLLIYLRSSIPNLVQQIQKRGRDYENSIRIDYLTQLNEKYNNWINGYKLGNLLIIDVDDIDFANNPEDLSGIIDKIDAQINGLFNR from the coding sequence ATGCATATTGCAATTGCTGGAAATATCGGTTCCGGAAAAACAACATTAACAGGATTATTAGCAAAACATTACAATTGGGAAGCTCATTTTGAAGATGCTGACGACAACCCGTATCTAAGCGATTTCTATGACGATATGCATAGATGGTCATTCAATCTTCAAGTATATTTCTTAAATAGTCGTTTTAATCAGGTCCTTGACATTAGAGAGACAGGAAAAACTGTAATACAGGATCGTACTATTTATGAGGATGCAGAGATTTTTGCTCCCAACCTACACCAAATGGGATTGATGCCAACAAGAGATTTCTCAAACTATAGTTCTCTTTTTAAATTGATGAGCAGAATGGTTCAACCACCAGATCTTCTTATCTATCTTCGATCTTCTATTCCTAATCTTGTTCAACAGATTCAAAAAAGAGGACGTGATTATGAAAACTCCATTCGTATAGACTATTTGACACAACTGAATGAGAAGTACAACAATTGGATCAATGGTTACAAGCTCGGAAATCTGTTAATAATTGATGTGGATGATATCGATTTCGCAAACAACCCTGAAGACTTAAGTGGGATTATCGACAAGATCGATGCTCAAATAAATGGTCTTTTCAACAGATAA